In Lolium perenne isolate Kyuss_39 chromosome 5, Kyuss_2.0, whole genome shotgun sequence, the sequence TTATTTTAATAGTATATTTTGTTTGTACGGAAAGCAGTGATTTTTGTAGCAACGGTATGATTCACTACTGTGGCATTTTTTTTTGGAATGGATGGGACCAAAGAGCAATAGTATATGTTGTTTCTGTGCAAGAATATCAATGGAGCTTTATTTTTCAGTGAAGTGCATGCACCCTACTCTCGCGAGGCACTCAACTAGCTACCTACTCCCGCGAGGCATTCAGCTAGTAGCTAGCCTGTTAGACTTTAATACGCCTGCATGCAAAGCTGTGCTGCGGAAGAAAAGGCGTAGCGCGTAGCACATGGTGGTTCCATGACTAGAAAACAAGGCTTAACCCTCCACATACATGACACAAGCACCAGCAGGATGAAAGCAACATACGCAGGAAATTGATTTTAGAGCGTCAGATGCGAGTAACGGACGGTAGTCGCGGCAACCGATCCCACGCGCGGATCGGTCGCCCGACGCCAAGCGCGACCCATATTTTAATAGTCAAAGGCGCAACAAAGTTCTACAAAACCAATATCATATTTGCAGGTTTTCAAAAATCGAATAATTAGAATAACCTTAAGTCTACGGAATCAAACTCGCATAAAGGTGTGTATACGAATTCTGCTAGTATCCTGCTGCTTTTCATAAATCGTAAAGCAAGAAAACAGCTTTTGAACTCCCTTAAACCATAATCCTAGAAGCTAAAGTAGTTATGAGCAATATAAGTACTCCCTATGTCTAAAAATATGTGTCTCAACTTAAGTGTctagacaaaactaagacacctaTTTTTAGACAGATGGAGTACAAAATAAAACTTGCATTTTAAACAAGGACAGAAAACAAAATTGGCACGCTGTAACAGAGAACAAGACTTCGTTTTATGTAAAAATTTAAAAGAATGCCCTGCTCTAAACCTTTACCAACTGATAGCTACAATTAGCTTGACATCTACTTGGAAAAAGAAAGCACAATCATAACAGGAGCTACCCTACAGACCTAGTCACAGATCAAAATCTGGCCGCATTCACAATGAATGTCAAGCttatacaaagtatatgtcaACCGACAAACAACACAGATGATACATCTTCATACTTGGAGCAGGCATCCAACTAACGGCAACAGCTTCAGAGGAGCTGCAACCAGCTTACGCAGTGGAAGCAGCGGCGTACACCATGCCATTGGTATTGCCACCACGCCCTCTGCCCCGGGCTGGGCCTctcccacgaccacggccgcggcctGCAGCACAGACATGGATGCAAAAGTTCAAAGGTAGGTGTATACATACAACCAATTTCATACAAGGGAAcagaaaaaaaaaaatcatagaaGGAAGCTGTGTGCCCCTACCTCCAGCAGGTGCAGGAGGTGCCTCATCGTAAAACCCTCCGTCTTGCTGATAATCAGGCTGGCCACCATAGCCACCTCTCCTACCACGGCCCCTGAAACCACGGCCACCACCTCGGGGTGGTGCTGGTGCATCGTCATAATACCCTCCATCATGCTGATAATCCCGGTGGCCACCATAGCCACCTCTCCCTCCCTCTTGCTGATAATCAGGCTGGCCACCATACCCACCTCTCCTGCCACGGCCTCTGAAACCGCGGCCTCTACCACGTGCATAACCATTGCCTTCATAAGCTGGAGCATGGTCAGCATACCCATTGCCTGCATAAGCAGGCGCATGCTCACCCTCCCAGCCTCCGTCACCATACTCCACATATCCGTTTCCTGAAAATCGGTGTGTAAGGGACAGTTGCACATTTTACATTAAAACAAGATTTACTAAGTAGCAGTTAGCCTCACCACGTGCACCTCTACCCCTTCCCATTCCCCTTCCACGACCTCGACCACGTCCTCTTCCTCGTCCAGGCGGTGAGTGTACATCTACAAATACAGTGAAATATGAAACCATAAAGAATAT encodes:
- the LOC127302745 gene encoding uncharacterized protein, producing MDRYQRVEKPREEVPIKENEIRITTQGRMRNYITYATTLFQDKGCDEVVFKAMGRAINKTVMIAELIKRRIVGLHQNTATESTDITDTWEPLEEGLLPLETTRHVSMITITLSKKELDTSSVGYQSPLPADKVKPFVEYDNEEDVHSPPGRGRGRGRGRGRGMGRGRGARGNGYVEYGDGGWEGEHAPAYAGNGYADHAPAYEGNGYARGRGRGFRGRGRRGGYGGQPDYQQEGGRGGYGGHRDYQHDGGYYDDAPAPPRGGGRGFRGRGRRGGYGGQPDYQQDGGFYDEAPPAPAGGRGRGRGRGPARGRGRGGNTNGMVYAAASTA